The window CATCCTCAGGTGATTTATGGTTATTTTCCTTGTCAATCTGAGGGGAATTCACTACATATCTACAATCCGGAAGGAACGAACCACTCCAGGCAAGAGGACACAGAAAGTTTAGAGAGGAGAGAGGAGGTGGTGAGGTTTGATTTTCCTCGGCAGCGTTCTTTACGGCGTCTGTGCCTTGCTGATTTTTATGCGCCGAAGGAGTCTGGGGTGGTGGATGTGTTCCCGATGCAGGCGGTGACGGTTGGGGAGGTGGCGACAGAATATGCGAAGAAGTTGTTTGACTCCAATCAGTACACGGATTATTTGTATTTCCACGGGTTAGCGGTGCAGACGGCGGAGGCGGTGGCGGAATGGACGCACGCTCGAATTCGTCGGGAGTTGGGTTTTGGCAGTGAGGAACCGAATAATATTCGGGATATTTTGGCTCAGCGCTATCGAGGTTCCCGGTATAGTTTTGGCTATCCGGCTTGTCCAAATCTACAAGACCAGTATAAACAGTTGGAGTTGTTGGGAAGCGATCGCATTAATCTATATATGGATGAAAGCGAGCAACTATATCCGGAACAATCGACAACGGCGATTATTGCACATCACCCAGTAGCGAAATATTTCAGCGCTTGAGGAGTGCTGGACTTCACAACTGATTTGGGTCAATCCCGCGTTCTCGCAGGAGCGCCTCTAAGGCTTGATAGCGCTGTCTTTCCTGTTCCAACTGAGTCAGCGCTTCATCTGCTCGTTGGCGTTCCTGTTCGGCACGTTGGTATTCTTGTTCAGCGCGTTGGCGTTCCTGTTCCCTCTGTTGAGCTAGTTCAACAAAGGACAGGAAGCGTTCTCCTGAGGGTCCAAAAATTTCTAGGTTGTCAGATGTTAGCTGAAACCTTATCTCCAGACGGGGACTCACCCAACCGTTCATTTCCTCAATTACCTCTAATTCCTCTCCAGAACGCAGCCAGCCTATTAACTCCACGCTATCTGGGTCGTAAACATAGTATTCTTCTACGCCATAGCGTTTGTAGAATTGGAATTTCTGAGCCATTGCTTTGAGGCGATTGCCGGGGGATAAGATTTCAAATACTACTTGTGGCGGAATATGATCTTCTTCCCATTGCTTGTAGGAACCCCTGTCTCCTTTTGGTCTACCAAAGACAACCATTGCATCCGGTGCTTGGCGAAGCTTGTTATCTCCTTCTACGGGATACCAAAGTAAATCACCTGCGACAAATACTTCAGGGTTAGCGGCGAATAACAGTTCTAAATTTTCCTTAATAACGACAATCCAGCGAAATTGTTTTGTGTTATCTGCCATTGGTTGACCGTCGCTATCAGGGTAGATGATGGCTGGTGCGGTATCAGTTGGCAATTGTTGTACCATGCTGCTGTATCTCCGCTTTGGGTCGTTGCTATATTTTAGCGATCATATGAATCGCCACACTCGACTCGACCTATTGCGATCGCAGCAGATTGCCTCAAAGTGCGCTCACCTGTTGGCATTCCTTACTACACTAATTGCTCTGTCAGGCTGTTTTCGTTACCTGAGAACAGGTCAGCCATTCTTGGTGAATATATGCATAAATAACTAATATATTTTAGCAAATATGCTAAAGTAGCATTTATTGTCAAACATAAATGCTATAAACTAACATGAATATCAGCATATATGATGTTTCGGGCGACATTGGGAAGACTCTGGCTGAATTGAGAAAGGCAGCGAAAAAGAAGCAAGCGGATATAGCTGAAAGCCTCAACGTAGCTCAAAGCCATGTCTCACGCATTGAGAAGGGGAAACTCATCCCCACTAACGAGGAGATTGAGGGATATTTGAGTGCTATTGATACGGATGAGGCACGGGATTATCTCGCGTTCTTGAAGCCTTGGGAAATTTTGAAGCGTCCCTCATTCAGGAATCCGCAGCGCGACGAGTTGTGGAAGGCAGAGACTTCTCTGCGAGAGCTAAACCAATTAATCTCTAACGATGCACCTGATTTACTCAAAGCTCAAGCTCAGATGTATGACAAGAGGGTTCGGGAAGAGGCAGAATATTTGACTTCTCTCAAACACTCGATCGCCTACGTGGGTTCCGTTGGTGTTGGTAAGACAACAGCAGTTTGCAAACTCACAGGGCTTATAATGCCCCAGGAAAAAAACTTTCTACGCCAAAGCATTCTTGCCGTAGGAAGTGGCAGGACAACAGTGTGCGAAGTTTGCATCCGACCTGGAGCGAAGTTCGGGATACGGGTGAAGCTTAAATCTAAAGATGAAATACACAAGTTAGTTGAGGACTTCTGCGCGGCTAAGAGAAATATCGATAAGGGAAATCAGGAAAATCAGTTAGAAGTAGTCTCTGAAGAAATGCAGCGCCTACTACTAAATATGGCAGGGTTGCAACCGGAGAGTTTAGCAGAGCTGATTAAACAGTGTGACAATGCAGATACTCTCCCCTTAAAGTTTTTAGAACTGCTAAAGCTCCCTGAAAGGACGCGAGAGGAAATTGAGTACGATAAAACATCTAATCAGACTGGCATCGAATGGCTTAAAGAAACCTTTAAGCTTATAAATTATGGTCGTCACAAAGAATTTTCTGTACCACAGCGGATCGATGTTATCGTTCCGGATAACGTCTTTCAGTTCTCTGACTATGAGTTAGAGATTATTGACACACAAGGTATAGATAAAACGGCAATCCGACGTGATCTATTAGGCTACCTAAACGATCAGCGTACCCTTACTGTATTGTGTTCCCGGTTCAAAGATGCACCGGACCGAGAGATATATGATCTCTTAGAAAACCTGATTAAGAACGGTGCAAAAAAGACATTAAAAGAGCGTGTTCTCATTCTCGCTCTTCCGCAGAATGATGAAGCAGACAATATGATGAATTATGCTGGCGACCCAGTAAATTCAACAGACGAGGCATATAATCTGAAACGTGAAGAAGTGCAGACTAAACTACAACCGTTACTACAAAGTATAGAAGGAATTGATATACCTATTATCTTTTTTAACGCCAAATCCGAAGAAGACAACCCCGCGAAGATAGCTAATGAGCTAATCAAGAAACTGGATAACTTACGAGATAGCTATGTTAAGCAATTGTCAAGCACAGTCGAGGCGATCAACGTCTTGATTAAAAATCAAAAGGAACAAAATGCACGGGATGCTTACAAAGAGGTCAGCGAGTCCTTGAAGATTTTTCTCAAGGATTACCGAAACAAACCACTGCCCTTGTGGAATGTATATACGAGCCTAATAGAACAGATGGAGAAGACGCCTGCAAGTACCATACGAGCAACCATGCGCCGTAACGGAACTTGGCACAAGTTCGATGTCTATTTACATCTCGGCAATAAAGCTAGGTCGAATGCTTGGAGTGCTACTCGTCCTGCTTTCTACGGATTGAAAGAATTGGTCAAAAATATGAACCATAAACCTAAGCTAGAACCTGCGTACAATTTTTTGAGTGAAATCTTAGCAAATTGGGAGGTATGGCACGAAGAATTCTTGAAATATGCAGAACAAATTGGTGAACAAATTTTTCGACCCACACTGGTAAAATCTTATATCTGGGCAGAATGTGCGGCTCTTGAAGGTGCAGGATTTCGAGAACAGGTCATCTGGAAGCTTAGACCGTGGTTTAAAAATCCTGAGCAACAGCACTTACACAACTTTTTAAAGAACCGCATCGAAGAAGCATGGCAAGAAAAAGTGTTGGCACAACTAGAAAAGCTCACGGATAAAGGTACAGAAGGGGACTAAAAAAATGTGAATTAAGGAGTTAACCTAAATTAGGGTAATTAGGCTTGGCTAGATTGAACCCATTGAATCGTAGGGACGTTATGTTTACGTGCAATCGCTTTTCCCCGTTTCTCTCTATTAAATTGAAGGTTAAAGCGATCGCATCTTCCCCTCATACCCCTAAACCTCATCATCCAAATCAGGTTCAACGCCAAGCGATCGCAATTGTTCTGTTAATCTTTCTACCCGTCGTCTTTCTCGCTCAAGCTGTTGACTTTCTTGCTCAGCTCGTTGTCGTTCTCGTTCTTCAGGAGTCAGAATCCAGTTACCAGCAGCATCATACCAACGCAACCAGACGCGATCAATTCCCTGATAAACACCTTGCCACAATCCCAAACCTAGTTGAATGTCATTCATCCACACTCGCGGTTCACTCAGTTCTAATTCTGAATAGCTACTACCGACTAACTGAAACGCCCTCAACTGATCGCTATAACGGTCAAACACAATGTAAAAGGGAACCCGCAAAATGCGCTCGTAAACTTCCCATTTCGTCGGGGGTTGATTAACTTCCCGCAAAGCTTGTCCTAAATCTTCTTTTTCAGTTCCCGGTGATAGCAGTTCGACGACGACGAAAGGATTAACCCCTTCTTGCCAAACCACATAGCTTAAGCGTAGTTCCCGTTGCTCATACAACCTAGATACGCCTAAAACTGCAAACCAGTCGGGGCGTTTATACCAAAGAGGATGGCGAACGTTGTAGTAAAGATTTAAATCGCTGGCAACAAAGATTTCGCCTTCTGGATAGTTTGCAGGACAGAAGGTGTATCCCAGCAGTTGGGGCTGTAGTAGATGGTATTCGTCAGGCAAACCGGGTTCCTCTGGGTCTTCGCTAGGAAGATCGTACATTGTGGGCAAAACTTTTTTCGGGTCAAGAGGAGGGTCGGTTTGATACATCATGCCCAACAGGGTAGCGCTGTCAACTTCATCATACAAAAAAGCACCTTGGCTAAGGTGCTCAAAGAGGAGGTAACAATCAACAGAAAAATTATCGTTCTCGATACACACGAGGACTCCGAGTTCCCACTGAGGCTCCTCCCATCGATGCAGCTAAAC of the Allocoleopsis franciscana PCC 7113 genome contains:
- a CDS encoding Uma2 family endonuclease, whose protein sequence is MYQTDPPLDPKKVLPTMYDLPSEDPEEPGLPDEYHLLQPQLLGYTFCPANYPEGEIFVASDLNLYYNVRHPLWYKRPDWFAVLGVSRLYEQRELRLSYVVWQEGVNPFVVVELLSPGTEKEDLGQALREVNQPPTKWEVYERILRVPFYIVFDRYSDQLRAFQLVGSSYSELELSEPRVWMNDIQLGLGLWQGVYQGIDRVWLRWYDAAGNWILTPEERERQRAEQESQQLERERRRVERLTEQLRSLGVEPDLDDEV
- a CDS encoding Uma2 family endonuclease encodes the protein MVQQLPTDTAPAIIYPDSDGQPMADNTKQFRWIVVIKENLELLFAANPEVFVAGDLLWYPVEGDNKLRQAPDAMVVFGRPKGDRGSYKQWEEDHIPPQVVFEILSPGNRLKAMAQKFQFYKRYGVEEYYVYDPDSVELIGWLRSGEELEVIEEMNGWVSPRLEIRFQLTSDNLEIFGPSGERFLSFVELAQQREQERQRAEQEYQRAEQERQRADEALTQLEQERQRYQALEALLRERGIDPNQL
- a CDS encoding helix-turn-helix domain-containing protein; translated protein: MNISIYDVSGDIGKTLAELRKAAKKKQADIAESLNVAQSHVSRIEKGKLIPTNEEIEGYLSAIDTDEARDYLAFLKPWEILKRPSFRNPQRDELWKAETSLRELNQLISNDAPDLLKAQAQMYDKRVREEAEYLTSLKHSIAYVGSVGVGKTTAVCKLTGLIMPQEKNFLRQSILAVGSGRTTVCEVCIRPGAKFGIRVKLKSKDEIHKLVEDFCAAKRNIDKGNQENQLEVVSEEMQRLLLNMAGLQPESLAELIKQCDNADTLPLKFLELLKLPERTREEIEYDKTSNQTGIEWLKETFKLINYGRHKEFSVPQRIDVIVPDNVFQFSDYELEIIDTQGIDKTAIRRDLLGYLNDQRTLTVLCSRFKDAPDREIYDLLENLIKNGAKKTLKERVLILALPQNDEADNMMNYAGDPVNSTDEAYNLKREEVQTKLQPLLQSIEGIDIPIIFFNAKSEEDNPAKIANELIKKLDNLRDSYVKQLSSTVEAINVLIKNQKEQNARDAYKEVSESLKIFLKDYRNKPLPLWNVYTSLIEQMEKTPASTIRATMRRNGTWHKFDVYLHLGNKARSNAWSATRPAFYGLKELVKNMNHKPKLEPAYNFLSEILANWEVWHEEFLKYAEQIGEQIFRPTLVKSYIWAECAALEGAGFREQVIWKLRPWFKNPEQQHLHNFLKNRIEEAWQEKVLAQLEKLTDKGTEGD